In Tsukamurella tyrosinosolvens, the genomic window GTGTAGGTGTCGCCGCCGCGGTCGATGTCGACGCGGCTGACGGAGAAGCGCGGGTTCGAGGCGGTCGCGATGACCGTCATCAGGTAGCGGTCCTCGGCGGGCGTGACCTCGCTCTTCTGCCACGGCCGGCCGGTGGGGACGAAGATCACCTCGTCGAGGTCGAACCGGTCCGCCACCTCGCTGGCGGCCACGAGGTGGCCGTGGTGGATCGGGTCGAAGGTCCCACCCATGACGCCGACGCGACGGCGACCCTGATCGCTGCCGCGATGGTGCCCGGCGGTACTGGACTCACGCATAACGGACCATCCTATGCACCCCGCCGCCGGGTCAGACCGGCAGCAGGCGCCCGATGACCTCGGCCAGCTGCCCCGCGGTGCGGCACTCGTACATGTCGATGAGCCGCCCGTACTTGTCCGCGACCGAATCGCCCGTCCCCCACGACGCCCTGCGCTCGGGGTTGAGCCAGAACGCGTGCCGCGCCTTGTCGACGAGCTCGTCGAGCTCCGCGAGCGCGGGATCGGTGTGGTTGGACCGGGCGTCGCCGAGGATGAGCAGCGTGCCGCGGTGCGTGACCGCGTCGGGGAAGTCGCGGACGAACGTGCGCAGCACGTTCCCGTAGTCGGAGCCGCCGAACCGCGCGACGTTGGTCTCCCGGATCACCCGGTCGAACATGTCCACGACGGTGTCGACGGTGAGCGTCCGCGACGGGTCGATGTAGTCGGTGATCTCGTCCACCGAGTCGACGAAGCCGAACACCCGGATCTTGGAGAACTCCGCGCTGAGCGCGTGCGTGAGCAGCAGCGTGAAGTTGGAGAAGCCCGCGACGGAGCCGGAGAGGTCGCACAGCAGCACGAGCTCGGGCTTGGTCGGCCGGGGTCGACGGTGCGCCAGATCGATCGGCACGCCGCCCGTCGACATCGACTTGCGCAGCGTGCGGCGCAGGTCGATGGGGCCGCGGCGGGCGCGGCGGCGCCGCACCAGCAGGCGCGTGGAGAGCTGCCGGGCCAGCGGCCGGACGGTCTGCTCCATGCGGTGCAGCTCGGTGCGGGTGGCGGCGAAGAAGGCGACGTTCTCCGGCAGCTGCGGCGCGGCGTACTGCGCGACGGCCTCGGGCCCCCGTCGGGCCGCCATGGCGACGGAGGTGAGCTCGGTGACCCGCTCAGTGAGCCCGGCGACGCGCGAGCGCGCGACCCGCCGGGCGGACTCGTACTCGAAGCTGCCGGGCGCGGCGCCCTCCTCGCCCGCTGCCGCGAGCAAGCCGTTGGCGATGGCGGCGATGAGCGTCTGCGGGTTGAGCGCCTTGAGCGCCTGGTACGACGAGAAGGCGGTGCCCGTGGCGGAGTTGTACTCGCCCAGCTGCTCGACGATCTGGCTGGCGATCCCGTCGTGGTCGCCGCCTGCCACGAGCGCGGCGACGGCCTCCTGCCGCAGCGCCTCGCGGACCGCGTCCGGATCGGGCGGGGTGTCGGCGGCCGGCATCTTCAACGGGTCGACCTGGTCGGGCGCCTCCCCGGGCGCACCGGAGCAGCCCTCCCCGCCGGAACCGGAGGCACCGTCGGGCCCTGTCCCCGCGGCACCGAAGCCGCCGCGGACCGGGAAGTACAGGTCGAAGATGACGTCGAAGGTCTTGCGGTGCATCTGCTCGCGCAGCAGCACCGCGGCGAGGCCCTCGCGGAGCTGGCCGCGGTCGGTGAGGTCGAGCACTGTCAGCACCTCGGCGGCGGTGATCGCCTCGCCCGGGCCGATGGCCATGCCGCGCTCGCGGAGCGTCCGCACGAAGGCGTGCAGGTGCGTATCCAGAGGCGTGCCGGCGCCCGGATCCCGCACGGTGGTCATGACAGGCCCAGCGCCGCGGCGGCGGTCTCGATGTCGACCTGGTGCTTGAGCACCACGCCGAGCGTCGAGCGGAGCGCGCCCTTGTCGATGGAGCCGCTGGCGCTGCCGGTGATGCCGAGCGCGAGGAGGGTGCGGCACCAGTCGAGCGTCTCCGAGACGGAGGGCTTCTTCTTCAGGTCCAGGCCGCGCAGCGTCGAGATGACGCGCAACAGCTGCTGCGCGACCTCGGTCGGCAGGTCGGGGACGCGGCTGCGGATGATCGACAGCTCCAGCTCGGCGTCCGGGAAGTCGATGTGCAGGTAGAGGCAGCGGCGCTTGAGCGCCTCCGACAGCTCGCGGGTGGCGTTCGAGGTGAGGAAGACCAGCGGCTTGCGCTCGGCGACGATCGTCCCGAGCTCGGGCACCGTCACCGCGTAGTCCGAGAGGACCTCCAGCAGCAGGCCCTCGAACTCGAGGTCGGCCTTGTCGGCCTCGTCGATGAGCAGGACCGACGGTCCGCCGTCCCGCACGGCCTGCAGGAGGGGCCGCGGGAGGAGGAACTCCTCGGAGAAGACGTCCTGCTTGGTGTCGTCCCAGTCGCCGTCGTTGCCCGAGGACTGGATGCGCAGGATCTGCTTGGCGTGGTTCCACTCGTACAGGGCGCGCGCCTCGTCGATGCCCTCGTAGCACTGCAGGCGGACGAAGCGGGCGGCGCGGGCCTGGGAGCAGGCGCGGGCCAGCTCGGTCTTGCCGACGCCGGCCGGGCCCTCCACGAGGAGCGGCTTGCCCAGCTTGTCGGCGAGGAACACGGCCGTGGCGGTGGCGATCGACGGGATGTAGCCGGTCTCGCGCAGCGCCGCGGCGACGTCGTCGACGCTGGTGAACAGGGCCGTGGGCGCGGGGGTCGTGATGTCGGTGCTCAGCGTGCAGCCTTCCGTTTGAGGACCTCCTTCGAGAAGCCCTTCGACGCGATCTCTGCACTCATCTTCACACCCTTGCGCACGACGAAGCCGGGCAGCGTGATCTTGAGGTCGATGTTCATCTCGCACAACACGTGCACCTTGTCGTCCCCGATGGGCGTGAGCTGGTAGTACCCGCCCTGGGACCGCACCGCCATGCCCTCGCCCTCGGACTGCCACGCGACCCTGGTCTCGGGCGTGAACTCGTACCGGAAGCGCATGGTGTCGCTGATGCCGACGATGCCGGCCTCGACCTCGACGACGCGCGGATCGCCCGCCGCATCGCGCTCGGCGACGGTCACCCGCTTGTGCGAGGACGACCACGCGGGGAGGGATTCGACGTCCAGCAGCGTCGCGTACGCGAGCGCGGCGGGGGCGTCGATCTCGAACTCGACCTTCTCGGTGATTGCCATCGCAACAATCTAGCGGTGTCGCCGGGCCCCGCCGAAGGGAGCCCGGCGGCGGACCGTCAGGCCGCGGCCTTGCGCTTCATGACCTCTTTGGTGAGGCCGTTCTTGATGATGTCCATGGCGAGCTTGATGCCCTTCTTCACGACGAAGCCGGGCGCCTTGACCTTGGGGTCGAGGTACATCGTGACCTTGACGTGGGTCTGGTCGTCGCCCTTGGGCGAGAGCTCGTAGATGCCGCCCTGGCTGCGCACGGCGGTGCCCTCGTTGCGGGTGTCCCACTTGCAGCTGACGTCGGTGAAGACGTAGTCGAAGGTCAGGTTGTCGCTGAACATCATGAGGCCGACCGAGGCGTCGACCACGCTGGGGCGGCCGTTCGCGTCGCGCTCGACGACCTTGACGTTGCTGTGCGCCGACGACCAGTCCGGCAGGGCCTCGACGTCGGCGAGCGTGTCGAGGACCAGCGTGACCGGGGCGTCGATGTCGAATTCGAGGGACTCGTTGATTGCCATGGCGACAACCTACCGGGCCGCGCGCCGGGTGTAAGCGGGGTCGGGATTACCGGGGCCGGACGTGCCCGTCGCCCCACGCGATCCACTTGGTGGACGTCAGCTCGGGCAGGCCCATCGGGCCGCGGGCGTGCAGTTTCTGCGTCGAGATACCGATCTCCGCACCGAAGCCGAATTGTTCCCCGTCGGTGAAGGTGGTGGAGGCGTTGACCATCACCGCGGCCGCGTCGACGCGGGTGGTGAAGGCGCGGGCGGCGGCGAGGTCGCCGGTGACGATGGCCTCGGTGTGCCCGGTGCCGTAGTGGTCGATGTGTTCGATCGCCTGATCCAGCCCGTCGACGATCTTCACCGCGACGTCGAGGCTGAGGTACTCGTCGGCCCAGTCCGTCTCGGTGGCCGGCACCATGCCGGTCTCGTCGCCGTGCACGATCACGCCCTCGGCCTGGAAGGTGCCGAGCAGGCGGGGCAGGAAGGTATCGGCGAGTGCGCGGTCCACGAGCACGGTCTCGACGGTGTTGCACACGCTGGGCCGGCGGGTCTTGGCGTTGAGCACGATCTGCTCGGCCATGTCGAGGTCGGCCGCGGGGTGGACGTAGATGTGGCAGTTGCCCGTGCCGGTCTCGATGGTGGGCACGGTCGCGTCGCGCACGACGGCCGCGATGAGCCCGGCACCTCCGCGCGGGATGACCACGTCGACGAGGCCCCGGGCGCGGATCAGCGCGGTGACGCTGGCGCGGGAGTCGGCGGAGAGGAGCGCGACCGCGTCGGGCGTGATGCCGCTCGCCTCGAGGGACTCGCGCAGCACGGCGACCAGGGCGGCGTTCGACGAGGCGGCCGAGCTGGAGCCGCGCAGCAGCACCGCGTTGCCCGACTTGAGCGTGAGCCCGAAGGCGTCGACGGTGACGTTCGGGCGCGCCTCGTAGACGATGCCGACCACGCCGAGCGGCACGGCGACCTGGCGCAGCTCGAGGCCGTTGGGCAGGGTCGAGCCGCGCAGCACGGTCCCGACGGGGTCCGGCAGCCCGGCGACCTGTCGCAGGCCGGAGGCGATGCCGTCGACCCGGGCTTCGTTGAGCGCGAGCCGGTCGATGAGCGACTCCTCGGTGCCGGCGGCGCGGGCCCGCTCCACGTCCTCGGCGTTCGCGGCGAGGATGCGGTCCTTGTTCGCCAGCAGCGCGTCGGCGGCGGCGTGCAGCGCGGCGTTCTTCTGCTCGGTGGTCAGCGTGATCAGCTGCTTCGAGGCGGCGCGGGCGGCGCGGGCCGCTTCCTCGACCGCGGCGGTCGCGGTCTGCAGTTCGGCGTCCTGGGCGGTGGGCGTGCTCATGGTCCGAGAATACGTGGCGGGCCTGACTTGTCGGTCCGCGGTGTTAGGTTGCCGACGTGTCCCGCCGGAGAACCGCCCGCAGCCTGTCCCGGCGGTCGTGGCTGGCGCTCGTCCTCGTCACGGCCACGGCCGTCTTCGTCGCGATCGGGGCGTACCGGGACCGGTCCGGGGCCGAGCCCACCACCGGCGCGGCGGCACCCTCGGCCACGATGCCCGACGGTGCGCCCCTCGCCGGGGTCCGGATCGTCGCCGCCCGCGAACGGGCGCCGCAGCCCTACCGGCGCGCGGCCTTCGGGAAGGCGTGGACCGACGACCAATCGGCGCCGCTCGGCCACAACGGCTGCGACACCCGCAACGACGTGCTGGACCGCGACCTGAAGGACAAGACCTACGTGCGCACCTCTGCGTGCCCCCGCGCGGTGGCGACGGGCGTCCTGGCCGACCCGTACGGCGGCGCGACGATCCGCTTCGAGCGGGGCGCGAAGACCTCCGCCAAGGTGCAGATCGACCACGTCGTCGCGCTGGCCTACGCCTGGGACATGGGCGCCTGGTCGTGGGACGACGCGAAGCGCGCGGCGTTCGCCAACGATCCGCGGAATCTCGTCGCGGTGGACGGGCCGGCGAACGAGAACAAGCGCGACTCGCCGCCGGGCCGCTGGATGCCGTCGAACGAGCGCTTCCACTGCCAGTACGTCCGGCAGTTCGCCTTCGTCGCCCGCGAGTACGGCCTGTCCGTGGACCGCTCCTCCGCCGCCGTCGTCGACGAGGCCGCGACGACCTGCTCCTGAACCGCTCCCGAGAGGACCCCGCCGTGCCACCGGAACCGCACCGCCGCTCGTCATCCGCGCACCGGATCGGAGCGCTGACCGCCGCCGCTGGCGCCGGTCTGCTCTCCGCCGCGGCGGTCCGCGCGCTCCCACCCCGGCCCGGCGCCGTCGTCGCCGCCGCGGGCTTGGTCGTGGCCGCGGTGATCTACCCGGCGAGTCGGCGCGGCCGCTCCCGCAGGGACCAGCGGGAGTCCGCCGTCGTCGCGGCGAGCGCCGTGGTGATCGCGGCCGCCGCAGCCCTCTCCGCGCGGAAGGCGCATGTCGCGGTCGCCCTCGCGTGGCTGTCCCACGCCGCGTTCGACGCGGTCTACCACCACGAACCCGCCGATACCGCACTGCCCGACTGGTACCCCGCCCTATGCGCCGGTTACGACGTCGGGCTGGGCGGCGCGCTGCTCCTCGCGCGCGGCGCCTGAGCGCCCCTCCCGAATGACCTGGATCGCCCGAAGAGCTACCCGACAGCAAACAAGCAGTGCTGCTTGTTTTTTTCCGCTCCGGCTGACAGAGTGTGGGCGTGCCCACTTCAGCCCCCGTGTTCGACGCGCTCGAGTCCACCTCGGCCGCCGTCGCCGCCATCGCGGATTCGCTCCCCGACTGGTCGATCTCCACGCCCGCCGAGGGCTGGACCGTCGCCCACCAGGTCGCCCATCTGGCCTGGACCGACGAGGTCTCCCTCGTCTCCGCCACCGACCCCGACGGCTTCGCCGCGATCCTGACGGACGCGATGCAGGACCCGATGGGCTTCGTCGACGCGGGCGCCGCCGAGCTGGCCGCGGACCCGGACCTGCGCGCCCGCTGGGACCGCGCCCGCGCCGCCCTCGCCGTCGCGCTCCGCGAGGCCGATCCCGGCACACCGCTCCCCTGGTTCGGCCCGCCCATGCGGCCCGCCACCATGGCCAACGCGCGCCTCATGGAGACCTGGGCGCACGGTCTCGACATCGCCGACGCTGCCGGCATCGAGCTAGACGCCCCCGAGGCGCTGCCCCACGTCGCGAAGATCGCCTACAAGACCCGCGACTTCGCGTACACCGTCAACGGCGAGACCCCGCCCGCCGAGCCCTTCGACGTGTTCCTCGTCGCCGCCGACGGCGCCGAGATCACCTTCGGCCCCGGCGAGGCCGCGCAGCGGGTGACCGGCTCGCTCGAGGACTTCTGCCGCCTCGCGACCCAGCGCGTCAACCTCGTCGACACCGATCTCGTCGCCACGGGCGAGGACGCCGCCCACTGGCTCACCATCGCGCAGTGCTTCGCCGGGGCCCCCGGCACGGGCCGCGCCCCGCAGGAGGAACGTCCATGACCCGCACCGTCAGCATCGCCAATGTCTCCGGCTTCTACGGCGACCGCGCCGCGGCGATCGGCGAGATGCTCGCCGGCCCGCGCGTCGACTACATCACCGGCGACTACCTCGCCGAGCTCACGATGCTCATCCTCGGCCGCGACCGACTCAAGGACGCGGACCTGGGCTACGCCAAGACCTTCCTGCGCCACCTCACCCCGCACCTCGGCCTGCTCGCCGAGCGCGGCACCAAGGTCGTCGTCAATGCCGGCGGCCTCAACCCGGGCGGGCTCGCCGCCGCGGTCGAGAAGGCCATCGAGAACGCAGACGAGTCCGCCCGTCATCTCACGGTCGGCTGGGTCGACGGTGACGACCTCCTCGCCCGGTCCGCCGAGCTCGGCGTTCCCAACGCGGTGACCGCCAACGCCTACCTCGGTGCCTTCGGCATCGCCGACTGCCTCGCCGCGGGCGCCGACATCGTCATCACGGGCCGGGTCACCGACGCCTCCGTGATCCTGGGGCCCGCCATCGCCGAGTTCGGCTGGCAGCGCACCGACTTCGACGCCCTCGCCGGCGCCGTCGCCGCGGGCCACATCATCGAGTGCGGCACGCAGGCCACGGGCGGCAACTACGCCTTCTTCGACCGTCACCCCATCGAGCAGCTGCTGCACCCCGGCTTCCCCATCGCCGAGATCGCCGCCGACGGCTCCTTCGCCATCACCAAGCAGCCCGGCACGGGCGGCGTCGTGGAGGTGGGCACCGTCACCGCGCAGCTGCTCTACGAGGTCACCGGGCAGCGGTACGCGAACCCCGACGTCACCCTGCGGCTCGATTCCATGACCCTCGCGCAGGACGGCCCGGACCGGGTCACCGTGAGCGGAATCCGCGGCGAGGCACCGTCGACCACGACCAAGGTCGCGACCACCACGCTGGGCGGCTTCCGCAACGAGATCGCCTTCCTGCTCACGGGCATCGACGTCGAGCGCAAGGCCGCGCTGCTCGAGGCGCAGCTCCGCGACGCACTGGAGCGCAGCGGCGGCGCACCGTCGGACCTGCAGTTCCGCCTCGCCCGCACCGACCACCCCGATGCCCCCACCGAGGCGGCCGCGTCGGCGACCCTGACCGCCGTGGCGTGGGACGCCGACCCGAACCGCGTCGGCCGCGCCTTCAGCTCCGCCGCCGTGGAACTCGCGCTCGCCACCTACCCCGGCGCCTCCCCCATGGCCCCGCCGTCGAGCGGCGGGCCGTACGGCGTGTACCAGGCGGTGTACGTGCCCAACGGCGACGTCCCGCACCGGGCCCACCGGCCCGACGGCACCGTCGTCGAGATCGCCCCGCCCGAGGTCGTCCAAGAGCTCGCCGCCGACCCCTCCCAGCCCGGCGGCGACGCCGCGCTCCCGGCGGGCCCGACGGTCCGCGTCCCGCTCGGCACCGTCTTCGGCGCGCGCAGCGGCGACAAGGGCGGTAGCGCCAACGTCGGCGTCTGGGCGGAGTCCGACGCGGCGTACGAATGGCTGCGCAGTAATCTGACCGAACAGGCTCTGCGCGAACTCCTTCCGGAGGCTGCGGACCTTCCGGTCCGCCGCTACGAGCTGCCCAACCTCAAGGCCCTCAACTTCGTCGTCGAGGACCTGCTGGGCAAGGGCGTCGCGCACGGCTACCGGTTCGACCCGCAGGCCAAGGGTGTCGGCGAGTGGCTCCGCGGCCGCTACATCGACCTGCCCGCGGGCCTGCTGCCCGCCGGCCACACCACGAAGGAGATCGCATGACCAGCCTGTGGGAGTCCGAGGAGCGACTCGCGCTGCGCAAGACGGTGACCGCGTTCACCGAGCGCGAGATCCTGCCGAACCTCGACGACTGGGAGGCCGGCGGCCTCCTGCCCCGCGAGCTGCACACGAAGGCCGGCGATCTGGGCCTGCTCGGCGTCTCGTTCCCCGAGTCGGTCGGCGGCGGCGGCGGGGACCCCCGCGACGCGCTCATCGTGTGCGAGGCGATGCACGAGGCAGGCGGCTCCGGCGGCCTGTTCGCGTCGCTGTTCACCTGCGGGATCTCGGTGCCGCACATCATCCTCGCGGGCACCGACGAGCAGAAGCAGAGGTGGGTCGCGCCCGTCCTCGCCGGCGAGAAGATCAGCTCGCTCGCCATCACCGAGCCGAACGGCGGCTCCGACGTGGGTCACCTCAGGACCACGGCGCGCAAGGACGGCGACCACTACATCGTCAACGGCGCCAAGACCTTCATCACCTCCGGCATCCGCGCCGACTGGGTGGTCACCGCCGTCCGCACCGGCGGCGAGGGCGCGAGCGGCATCAGCCTGCTGGTGATCCCCAAGGGCCTCGACGGTTTCGAGGTGAGCGCGCCGCTGAAGAAGATGGGCTGGCACGCCTCCGACACCGCGGAGCTCTCCTTCACCGACGTCCGCGTCCCCGCCGAGAACCTCATCGGCCCCGAGGGCAGCGGCTTCCTGCTCATCGGCGCCGCCTTCGTCACCGAGCGGCTCGCCCTCGCGGTGCAGGCCTACTCCCACGCGCAGCGCTGTCTCGACCTCACCCTCGGCTGGGTCCGCGAGCGCGAGACCTTCGGGCAGCCGCTGATCAAACGACAGGCCGTGCAGAACACGGTCACCGAGATGCGACGGAGGATCGAGGTGGCCCGCGTCTACAGCCGGCACGTCGCCGACCTGTACGCCGAGGCACTCGAATCCGGCGGCCCCGCCGCGGCCGCCGAGCTCGTGCCCCAGGCGTGCTTCGCGAAGAACACCGCCGTCGAGTGCGGCGAGTGGGTCGCGAACGAGGCCGTGCAACTGTTCGGCGGCCACGGTTACATGTCCGAGTACGAGGTCTCGCGGCACTACCGCGACGTCCGCATCCTCGGCATCGGCGGCGGCACCACCCAGATCCTCACCACGCTCGCGGCCAACCGCCTCGGCTACACGTGATCCCCCACCCAGGCACCCGCTCCGACACCGACGAAGGCAAAGGACTCCACTCATGACGGTGCTCCGCAGCACCCCGGCCCCCGACGCGGCCGCGTACCGCAAGACGATGCTCGACAAGCTGGCCGATCTCACGACCGAGTTCGACAAGGCCCTGGCCGGCGGCGGCGAGAAGTACGTGGAGCGGCACCGTAAGCGCGGGAAGCTCACGGCCCGCGAGCGCATCGACAGCGTGCTCGATCCGGCGTCCCCGTTCCTCGAGCTGATGCCGCTCGCCGCGTGGGGCAGCGACTTCCAGGTCGGCGCCTCCCTGGTCGGCGGCATCGGCGTGGTCGAGGGCGTCGAGGTGGTGGTCGTCGCCAACGACCCGACCGTGAAGGGCGGCACCTCCAACCCGTGGACGCTGCGCAAGTCGCTGCGCCTCAACGACATCGCGCGGGAGAACCGCCTGCCGGTGCTCTCGCTGGTCGAGTCCGGCGGCGCCGACCTCCCTACGCAGAAGGAGGTGTTCGTCCCCGGCGGCGCGATGTTCCGCAACCTCACGCAGCTGTCGAAGGCGGGCATCCCCACGATCTCCGTCGTGTACGGCAACTCCACCGCGGGCGGCGCGTACATCCCCGGCATGAGCGATCACGTCGTGATGATCAAGGAGCGCTCCAAGGTCTTCCTCGCCGGCCCGCCCCTGGTGAAGGCCGCGACGGGCGAGATCTCCGACGACGAGACGCTCGGCGGCGCCGAGATGCACTCGCGCACCTCCGGCCTCGGCGACTACCTGGCCAACGACGAGCTCGACGCGGCGCGGATCGCCCGCTCGATCGTCAAGCGGCTCAATTGGCGCAAGCAGGGCACGACACCGTCGAGCCTGGTCAAGCCCCCGCGCTACGACGCCGAGGGCCTGCTCGACATCGTCCCCGACGACCTGAAGATCCCCTTCGACCCACGGGAGATCATCGCGCACATCGTCGACGACTCCGACTACGACGAGTTCAAGCCGCTCTACGGCGGCTCACTCACCACCGGGTGGGCGAACCTGCACGGCTACCCGATCGGCATCCTCGCCAACGCCCGCGGCGTCCTCTTTTCCGAGGAGGCGCAGAAGGCGACGCAGTTCATCCAACTGGCGAACCGCTACGACACGCCGCTCCTGTTCATCCACAACACCACCGGCTACATGGTGGGCGCGGAGTACGAGCGCGGCGGCATGATCAAGCACGGCTCGATGATGATCAACGCCGTCTCCAACTCGGAGGTCCCGCACCTCTCGCTCATCGCGGGCGCCTCCTACGGCGCCGGCCACTACGGCATGGCGGGCCGCGCCTTCAACCCGCGGTTCCTGTTCTCCTGGCCCAGCGCGCGGTCGGCGGTCATGGGCGCCAAGCAGCTCGCCGACGTGGTCACCGAGGTGGCCGCGGCCTCCGCCGCCTCCCGCGGCCAGGCCATGGACCCCGCCTTCGTCGACGGCATGCGCACCGCCATCGAGACCCAGATCGACAAGGAGTCGCTGCCGGCCTTCATGTCCGGGATGCTCTACGACGACGGCATCATCGACCCCCGCGACACCCGCACGGCGCTCGGCATGGCGCTCTCCGCCATCCACAACGGCCCCGTCCACGGCACCGACGCCTTCGGCGTCTTCCGGATGTGAGGAACTCCATGACGACATTCGATTCCGTCCTCGTCGCCAACCGCGGCGAGATCGCCCGCCGCGTCATCGCCGCGGCCCACGCTCGCGGCCTGCGCGCGGTGGCCGTCTACTCCGACCCCGACGCGGACGCTCCGCACGTCGCCGAGGCCGACGAGGCCGTGCGCCTGCCCGGCGAGTCCCCGGCGGACACCTACCTGCAGGGCGAGAAGATCATCGCCGCGGCGAAGGCCACCGGCGCGCAGGCGATCCACCCCGGCTACGGCTTCCTCTCCGAGAACGCCGAGTTCGCGGCCGCGGTCCAGGCCGCGGGCATCGTCTGGATCGGCCCCTCCCCCGAGGCCATCACCGCGATGGGCTCCAAGGTCGCCGCCAAGGCCCGGCTCGCCGAGGCCGGCGTGCCCATGCTCACGAACCTCACCCCGGACCAGGTCTCCGACAGCGACTTCCCCGTCCTGGTGAAGGCCTCCGCCGGCGGCGGCGGCCGCGGCATGCGCGTGGTCCGCACCCGCGCCGAACTGCAGGAGAACCTGGACGCCGCCGAGCGCGAGGCGAAGTCTGCCTTCGGCGACGGCACCGTCTTCTGCGAGCGCTACCTCGAGCGCGGCCGCCACATCGAGGTCCAGGTGATGGCCGACTCCCAGGGCACCGTCTGGGCCGTGGGCGAGCGCGAGTGCTCGATCCAGCGCCGCCACCAGAAGGTCCTCGAGGAGGCGCCGTCGCCGCTCGTCGAACGGCACCCCGCGATGCGCACCGCCCTGTACGAGGCTGCGGCCAACGCCGCCAAGGCCATCGGGTACACCGGCGCCGGTACCGTCGAGTTCCTCGCCACCGACGCGGGCGAGTTCTTCTTCCTCGAGGTCAACACCCGCCTCCAGGTGGAGCACCCGGTCACCGAGGCCACCACCGGCCTCGACCTGGTCGGCCTGCAGTTCGACGTCGCCGCCGGCCTCCCGCTGCCGTCCGCCGAGCCGCCCGCCACCCGCGGCTGGGCCATCGAGGCCCGCCTCTACGCCGAGGACCCCGCCAACGATTGGCGGCCCGCGGCCGGCACCGTTCACCGCTTCGAGGTCCCGGGGGTCGTGAGCGAGTTCTCCGGGCCCGACCGCCCCGGCATCCGCCTCGACAGCGCCCTCGCGCCCGCGGGCAGCGTCGTCGAGGTCTTCTACGATCCGATGCTCGCCAAGGTGATCGGCTTCGCGCCGACCCGCGCGCAGGCCCTCGCGATCACGGAGGCCGCGCTGCGCAAGGCGGTCATCCACGGCATCACCACCAACCGCGACCTCCTGGTGCGGATCCTCGCCGACGCCGACTTCAAGGCCGGCGACTTCGCGACCGACTTCCTCACCGGCGACCGTCTGGAGCGCCTCGCCGCGCCCCTGCTCGACGAGGCCGAGCTGGCGGAGGCCGCGTCGGCGGCCGGCGCCGTGCTGGACCGGCGGGGCGCCGCCGCGAGCCCGCTGCCGCACGTCGCACCCGGCTGGCGCAACCTCGGCTCCCGCACCCTGGTGCCGGAGTTCCGCACCGCCGACGAGCGGGAGTTCCGCGCCGACGGAGGGCAGGTCGCAACCGTCGACGACGACGGCGTGCGCGCGCGTGTCGCGGTGGAGCGCGACGGGATCCGGCGCA contains:
- a CDS encoding acyl-CoA dehydrogenase family protein; this encodes MTSLWESEERLALRKTVTAFTEREILPNLDDWEAGGLLPRELHTKAGDLGLLGVSFPESVGGGGGDPRDALIVCEAMHEAGGSGGLFASLFTCGISVPHIILAGTDEQKQRWVAPVLAGEKISSLAITEPNGGSDVGHLRTTARKDGDHYIVNGAKTFITSGIRADWVVTAVRTGGEGASGISLLVIPKGLDGFEVSAPLKKMGWHASDTAELSFTDVRVPAENLIGPEGSGFLLIGAAFVTERLALAVQAYSHAQRCLDLTLGWVRERETFGQPLIKRQAVQNTVTEMRRRIEVARVYSRHVADLYAEALESGGPAAAAELVPQACFAKNTAVECGEWVANEAVQLFGGHGYMSEYEVSRHYRDVRILGIGGGTTQILTTLAANRLGYT
- a CDS encoding acyclic terpene utilization AtuA family protein is translated as MTRTVSIANVSGFYGDRAAAIGEMLAGPRVDYITGDYLAELTMLILGRDRLKDADLGYAKTFLRHLTPHLGLLAERGTKVVVNAGGLNPGGLAAAVEKAIENADESARHLTVGWVDGDDLLARSAELGVPNAVTANAYLGAFGIADCLAAGADIVITGRVTDASVILGPAIAEFGWQRTDFDALAGAVAAGHIIECGTQATGGNYAFFDRHPIEQLLHPGFPIAEIAADGSFAITKQPGTGGVVEVGTVTAQLLYEVTGQRYANPDVTLRLDSMTLAQDGPDRVTVSGIRGEAPSTTTKVATTTLGGFRNEIAFLLTGIDVERKAALLEAQLRDALERSGGAPSDLQFRLARTDHPDAPTEAAASATLTAVAWDADPNRVGRAFSSAAVELALATYPGASPMAPPSSGGPYGVYQAVYVPNGDVPHRAHRPDGTVVEIAPPEVVQELAADPSQPGGDAALPAGPTVRVPLGTVFGARSGDKGGSANVGVWAESDAAYEWLRSNLTEQALRELLPEAADLPVRRYELPNLKALNFVVEDLLGKGVAHGYRFDPQAKGVGEWLRGRYIDLPAGLLPAGHTTKEIA
- a CDS encoding acyl-CoA carboxylase subunit beta produces the protein MTVLRSTPAPDAAAYRKTMLDKLADLTTEFDKALAGGGEKYVERHRKRGKLTARERIDSVLDPASPFLELMPLAAWGSDFQVGASLVGGIGVVEGVEVVVVANDPTVKGGTSNPWTLRKSLRLNDIARENRLPVLSLVESGGADLPTQKEVFVPGGAMFRNLTQLSKAGIPTISVVYGNSTAGGAYIPGMSDHVVMIKERSKVFLAGPPLVKAATGEISDDETLGGAEMHSRTSGLGDYLANDELDAARIARSIVKRLNWRKQGTTPSSLVKPPRYDAEGLLDIVPDDLKIPFDPREIIAHIVDDSDYDEFKPLYGGSLTTGWANLHGYPIGILANARGVLFSEEAQKATQFIQLANRYDTPLLFIHNTTGYMVGAEYERGGMIKHGSMMINAVSNSEVPHLSLIAGASYGAGHYGMAGRAFNPRFLFSWPSARSAVMGAKQLADVVTEVAAASAASRGQAMDPAFVDGMRTAIETQIDKESLPAFMSGMLYDDGIIDPRDTRTALGMALSAIHNGPVHGTDAFGVFRM
- a CDS encoding acetyl/propionyl/methylcrotonyl-CoA carboxylase subunit alpha, translating into MTTFDSVLVANRGEIARRVIAAAHARGLRAVAVYSDPDADAPHVAEADEAVRLPGESPADTYLQGEKIIAAAKATGAQAIHPGYGFLSENAEFAAAVQAAGIVWIGPSPEAITAMGSKVAAKARLAEAGVPMLTNLTPDQVSDSDFPVLVKASAGGGGRGMRVVRTRAELQENLDAAEREAKSAFGDGTVFCERYLERGRHIEVQVMADSQGTVWAVGERECSIQRRHQKVLEEAPSPLVERHPAMRTALYEAAANAAKAIGYTGAGTVEFLATDAGEFFFLEVNTRLQVEHPVTEATTGLDLVGLQFDVAAGLPLPSAEPPATRGWAIEARLYAEDPANDWRPAAGTVHRFEVPGVVSEFSGPDRPGIRLDSALAPAGSVVEVFYDPMLAKVIGFAPTRAQALAITEAALRKAVIHGITTNRDLLVRILADADFKAGDFATDFLTGDRLERLAAPLLDEAELAEAASAAGAVLDRRGAAASPLPHVAPGWRNLGSRTLVPEFRTADEREFRADGGQVATVDDDGVRARVAVERDGIRRTVAVTAYPGDRTVVEVETARGAATLTLVDPLPSADAAAAAGSLLAPMPGVITRIGSQEGDSVTAGQPVLWMEAMKMEHAISAPADGVITTIAVEVGQNIDAGAVVAVLEDTE